The region AACGGCGTGCAGCGCGGCAGCAGCGTGTTTGCCGTCGCCGCGCGCAACGCTGCCGTGTCGCGGCGCCAGGCGTTGTATGCGCAATGCAAGCTCGGCCTGTCCGTGATCGATATCCCGGAAATGGCCCAGCGCAATATCGCCACCTTGCTGGAAACGCCGGGCCGCGGCATCGCCGTGCTGTCCTTCGACGGCGATGGCGGCTTGCTGACGATGAGCTTCAATGGCGAGCTGTACCAGGCGCGCCGCATCGACGTGAACCTGGCGCAATTGCAGGCGCCCGAGGCCAGCCAGTACTACGACCGCGTCACCCTGGAACTGCAGCGCTCGTTCGACCATTTCGACCGCCAGTTCCACTTCATTTCCCTCTCGCGCCTGATGCTGATGACGGGCGCCAGCGAGGGCTTGCACGGCTACCTGGCCGACAATCTCTACATGCCGGTCGAACGGCTGGACCTGGCCAGCGTGCTGGACCTGAGCCAGGTTGCCGAACTGCGCGACCCGGCCATGCAGGCGCGCTACTTCCTGGCGCTGGGCGCCGCCTTGCGCGAGCAGGGCAAGAGCGAAGGGAAGGGCGCATGAGCCAGCAGATCAATCTGTTCAACCCCCAGTTCGAACAGAAAAAACACCAGATGTCGGCGCGCGCGGCGGGCCAGATCCTCGGCGTCATGACGCTGGGTTTGCTGGGCTTGAGCGTGCTGGGCCAGCGTTCGCTGGCGGACCTGGAACAGCGCGAAGCGGGCGTCAAGACTGCGCTGGCGCAAGCGGAGGCAAAGCGCGACCAGGCCTTGCGTGATTTTCCTCCGCGCAAGAAAGACCCGGCGCTGGCGCAGCAGGTGGAAGCGGCCGAGGCGCAGCGCCAGTTGCTGCAGGATGCCTCCGCCTTGCTGGCCAGCGGCGAACTGGGTAATACCCTGGGCTATGCCGGCTATTTCCGCGCGCTGGCACAAGCGAGGGTGGAAGGCGTGTGGCTGACGGGCATCGACATCGCCGGCGCCGGCAATGCCATCGGCTTGCAGGGCCGCGCCTTGCACGCGGCGCTGTTGCCCGCGTACATCACGCGCCTGGGCCAGCAGGAAATGCTGAAGGGCAAGACCTTTGCCAGCCTCGATATCGGCCCGCCGGACGAGCCGGCGCCCACGCAGGGCAAGGCGCCGGCACAGCCGTATGTGGCGTTCAGCCTGCAATCGGCGGCCAGCGCTCCAGGTCCGGCTCCGGCCGTGGCCGCCCCGCCAGCGGGAGGGATGCGCTGATGCTGCCGCTGCTGAAGAAATGGGCTGCGGCCTTCGATGCGCTGAGCCTGCGCGAGCGGGTGATGGTCTTTGGCGCGGGCGCCGCCGCCGTGCTGTTCGTGTTTTATTTCATGTCCTTCAGTCCCTTGCTCGCCCAGCGGGCGGCGCTCGACGCGAGCATGGCGCAAAAGCAAAGTCTGCTGACCGCCGTGGACAAGGAAATCGAACTCACCATGCTGGCCCACGCCACCGATCCCGACCGGGATGCGCGCGCCCGCCTGACGGCCGTGCTGGCGGAAACGGACACCTTGAAGGATGGTCTGCGCCAGAAACAGCATGGCCTGGTGGCGCCCGAACGCATGGTCACCTTGCTCGAGCATTTGTTGCGCCAGCATGCGCGGCTGCGCGTCGTGTCGCTGAAAACCTTGCCTGGCGACAGCGTGGGCACGCCTGCGGCAGCGGCGCAGCCGGCCGATGCGGCCGCCAAGGCGGACGCGGCCAAGGCGCCAGCCGCCTTGCTGCACCGGCATGGCGTGGAAGTGGTGTTGCAAGGCAGCTATGCGGACATGCTGCAATACATGCAGGCGCTGCAAGCGATGCCGACCCGCGTGTTCTGGGGCAAGGCCCACCTGGCGGCGGAAAGCTATCCCGACGCCACCCTGACCCTGACTTTATATACCCTCAGCATGGATGACACATGGATCGCACTCTGACGACAGCGACCACTGGCCGCGCGCTGCTGGCGTCGCTATTGGTGCTGAGCCTGGCCTGGGGCGGCGCGCAGGCGCAGGCTCTGGACGACCCCACGCGTCCGCCCGCGGCCCTGTGGGCGCCCGCGGGCGCCGCAGCCGTGGCTCCGGCGCGGCCGCAGCTGCAGTCGGTGCTCATTTCCAGCAAGCCGGGCGGGCGCCGCGTGGCCGTCATCGATGGCCAGGTGGTGCGCGTCGGCAGCAAGGTGGGCGACGCCGTGGTGACGGATATCCGCGACACGGCCGTGCTGCTGCGGCGCGGCAAATCGCTGGAAACCTTCAAGCTGTATCCGGACAGCAAGACCGACAAGATGACCGACCGCAAGACCGACCGCAAGCAGGAGTAGACGAAGTGGCCAAGCAATTCAATCAACACAAGGCGAGCATGTTCAAGATCAGCACGATGGCGGCAGTAATCAGTGTCAGCCTGGGCCTGGGCGGCTGCAATGTCGCACCCGTCAAACGCGATACCTACAACGCGATTAACGATGCTGTGAAAGGCGCGGCGGCCACCACCACGCCGGCGGCCCAGCCGGACGCCGTGGAAGCGGCGCTGCTGCCGCCCGTCGCGGCCCTGGCCCAGCAATTGCCGAAGGCCCGCGCGGCGCTCGACGAGCGCTTCAACGTGGCCTTCAACAATGTGCCGGCGCGCCAGTTCTTCACCTCCATCGTGGCCGGCACGCGCTACAACATGCTGGTCCATCCCGAGATCGGCGGCACGATTTCCGCCAACCTGAAGGACGTGACCCTGTTCCAGGCGCTCGACGCCGTGCGCGAACTGTATGGCTACGACTACAAGGTCGAGGGCACGCAGATCTACATCAAGCCGCTGACCATGCAGACGCGTTTGTTCCACGTGAATTACCTGACGGGCGCGCGCAAGGGCAGCTCCAACCTGCGCGTCTCGTCGACGTCGGTCTCGTCCGTGGGCGCGACGACGTCGGGCGGTTCTGGCAGCACGGGTAATAACGGCAACAACAACACCGTGCAAAATCCGGGCGGCCTCGTGCCAGGCGAGGACAGCAGCAACCTGACCACCACTTCGAACGCGGATTTCTGGCGCGAGCTGAAGATGTCGCTGGAAGCCATCGTCGGCAGCGCCGATGGCGGCCGGCAAGTGGTGCTCAGCCCGCAGTCGGGCGTGATCGTCATCCGCGCCATGCCGGAAGAGCTGCGCAATGTCGACATGTACCTGAAGGCCACGCAGCTGTCCGTCGACCGTCAGGTGATCCTGGAAGCGAAAATCCTCGAAGTGCAGCTCAATAGCGACTTCCAGACGGGCATCAACTGGGCCTCGTTCGCCTCGATCAAGAGCGGCCACACGAACCGCATCTCGACCGGATTCATCCAGCCGGGCGGCACCCTGGCGCCGCTGCCGTTCAATGGCGGCAAGCCGCCCAACATGACCACCGGCAACGGCTTGACGGCCAGCAGCGGCTTTGGCCTCAGCTCGGCGGCGACGGCGGCCGGCTCCATGTTCGGCCTGGCGTTCCAGACGGCCAACTTTGCCGCCATGATTTCCTTCCTGGAGTCGCAAGGCACGGTGCACGTGCTGTCGAGCCCCCGCATCGCCACCATGAACAACCAGAAGGCCGTGCTGAAGATAGGCACGGACGAGTTCTACGTGACGGGCGTGTCGACCACCACGAATACGACGGCCAGCGGCGCCACCACCAGCCCCAACGTGACCCTGCAGCCGTTCTTTTCCGGCGTCGTGCTCGACGTGACGCCGCAGATCGATGCGGATGGCAACATCATCCTGCACGTGCACCCGTCCGTCAGCCAGGTGACGACCATCAACAAGGAAATCGACCTGGGCAGCGCCGGTTCGCTGAAGCTGCCGCTGGCCGCGTCCAGCACCTCCGAGATGGACAGCATGGTGCGCAGCCAGGACGGGCGCATCGTCGCCATCGGCGGCCTGATGCGCCAGGCGACGACGGCGGACCGCTCGCAAGTGCCGGGCGCGGGCGACATTCCCGTGCTCGGCGCGCTGTTCCGCAACACGGGGCAGGTGATCCAGAAGCGCGAACTGGTGGTGCTGATCAAGCCGACCATCGTCGATGGCGCCAACAGCTGGAACGAGGACTTGCTCGAATCGGGCAAGCGCATCGAGGCGCTCGATCCGCGCAGCCTCGGGGAGCGGCGCTAAATGTACGAGGCCCATTTCGGCTTGCGCGAGGCGCCGTTCGGCCTCACGCCCGATACCAGTTTCTTTTTCAATGGCCCGCAGTCGCAAAAGGCGCTCAACACCCTGCTGGTGGCGGCGCGCAATGGCGAGGGTTTCATCA is a window of Janthinobacterium sp. 1_2014MBL_MicDiv DNA encoding:
- a CDS encoding agglutinin biogenesis protein MshI, translating into MGLFARAKKHDGWLATAFGREGVSAVVVERPAGAMPRVLGASYQAAERPAPAEALEKLGKDLQAATRHCTTVLAGGEYQLLSLEAPAVPREELKTAVGWRLKDMLDFPLAEATIDVFDIPGDPNGVQRGSSVFAVAARNAAVSRRQALYAQCKLGLSVIDIPEMAQRNIATLLETPGRGIAVLSFDGDGGLLTMSFNGELYQARRIDVNLAQLQAPEASQYYDRVTLELQRSFDHFDRQFHFISLSRLMLMTGASEGLHGYLADNLYMPVERLDLASVLDLSQVAELRDPAMQARYFLALGAALREQGKSEGKGA
- a CDS encoding PilN domain-containing protein; translated protein: MSQQINLFNPQFEQKKHQMSARAAGQILGVMTLGLLGLSVLGQRSLADLEQREAGVKTALAQAEAKRDQALRDFPPRKKDPALAQQVEAAEAQRQLLQDASALLASGELGNTLGYAGYFRALAQARVEGVWLTGIDIAGAGNAIGLQGRALHAALLPAYITRLGQQEMLKGKTFASLDIGPPDEPAPTQGKAPAQPYVAFSLQSAASAPGPAPAVAAPPAGGMR
- the gspM gene encoding type II secretion system protein GspM, giving the protein MLPLLKKWAAAFDALSLRERVMVFGAGAAAVLFVFYFMSFSPLLAQRAALDASMAQKQSLLTAVDKEIELTMLAHATDPDRDARARLTAVLAETDTLKDGLRQKQHGLVAPERMVTLLEHLLRQHARLRVVSLKTLPGDSVGTPAAAAQPADAAAKADAAKAPAALLHRHGVEVVLQGSYADMLQYMQALQAMPTRVFWGKAHLAAESYPDATLTLTLYTLSMDDTWIAL
- the mshL gene encoding pilus (MSHA type) biogenesis protein MshL encodes the protein MFKISTMAAVISVSLGLGGCNVAPVKRDTYNAINDAVKGAAATTTPAAQPDAVEAALLPPVAALAQQLPKARAALDERFNVAFNNVPARQFFTSIVAGTRYNMLVHPEIGGTISANLKDVTLFQALDAVRELYGYDYKVEGTQIYIKPLTMQTRLFHVNYLTGARKGSSNLRVSSTSVSSVGATTSGGSGSTGNNGNNNTVQNPGGLVPGEDSSNLTTTSNADFWRELKMSLEAIVGSADGGRQVVLSPQSGVIVIRAMPEELRNVDMYLKATQLSVDRQVILEAKILEVQLNSDFQTGINWASFASIKSGHTNRISTGFIQPGGTLAPLPFNGGKPPNMTTGNGLTASSGFGLSSAATAAGSMFGLAFQTANFAAMISFLESQGTVHVLSSPRIATMNNQKAVLKIGTDEFYVTGVSTTTNTTASGATTSPNVTLQPFFSGVVLDVTPQIDADGNIILHVHPSVSQVTTINKEIDLGSAGSLKLPLAASSTSEMDSMVRSQDGRIVAIGGLMRQATTADRSQVPGAGDIPVLGALFRNTGQVIQKRELVVLIKPTIVDGANSWNEDLLESGKRIEALDPRSLGERR